GTTTGGTCAAGTCTCCCACCGGAAATTTTCATGCTGAATCTGCAATGAATTGTGCAGCCCAcgaaatgattatgcggtcgcataattgaccgcatAATGATCTTCAAAATTTTTTCAAGTTCTGTTGCATTCTGCGGTTGATCTACAATCCTCAAATatattagcctacctcggcaccacaaaaccatGGGTTCTAGGtaaatttttacggggccttacattaaCTATCGCACAACTACCTTCTACTGGATCAGGCCACTCTCCACTGCTTATGGAGATGCATGTGAGACAAGACACAGGAAGGAGATACTTTAAATTCCTCAATTGCTGGGTTGAAAATAGCACCTGCATGCCTTTGATTCTTAGAGTTTGGAGCATAAATGTCAATGGAAGTGCGATGTGAATCTTCCACCAGAAATTAAAGGATGTCACTAAGGCCCTGAGTTTATGGTCTAGGTAAAAATATGGGGATATCTTTCAAAATCCTAAAGAGTTTGAACAGAAAGTCAATGAAGCTGCAGAGAAATGGATCAATACTAACAATCCACTTGATAGGATTAACTTACAGGAGGTATAAGCCCAATATGTAAGATATTTGAAGATTGAAGAAACAATATTGAAATAGAAGACCCAACTTCAATGGTTTAAAGAGGGTGATGCAAATACCAGATATTTTCACAGTCTTAttagaggaggaagaagaagattgTACATCCAcaaaatcaaagatgaagatggaGATAGGATACAAGGGGATGAAGATATTGGTGAAGTTGACTGCAATTATTTTGAACACCTCTTTACTGAAATAGGGGATGTTATCAGACAAGATCTTCTCTCACATATTTCAACCATGATATCCTCTGAAGATAACACCAATCTTACAAGAGACCCTACTATGCAAGAACTCAATGAGGTGGTTTTCTCTATGAGCCCCAACAGTGCAGCTGGTCCCGATTGGATGAATGGTAACTTCTTCCAGTCCTGTTGGGACATTATCAATACAGATCTCCTAAATGTAGTTTTGGCTTTCTTTTGGGGTAGTACCATGCCTAGGTACATGACTAATGCTTGATTGATACTCCTGCCTAAAGTGGAATTCCCTAATTCCCAAACTGAATTCAGACCCATCGGTCTGAGTAACTTCATCAACAAGATTATTTCAAAAGTCATTTCCACCAGACTTGCAACTATCATGCCAAGGATTATTTCAGCCAATCAATCAGGATTTGTTAAAGGCAGAAGTATCTCAGAGAATATAATGTTGACTCATGATATTGTACAAGGGATTAAGAAGCCAAATCCTGGAGCCAATGTTGTGATCAAACTTGACATGGCCAAGGTCTATGACAGAGTCTCATGGGCCTATATTTGCATCACCTTGAGGAGGATGAGATTCTGTGAGAAGATTATTGACATGATATGGAGAACTATGTCCAACAATTGGTACTCTGTCATTGTAAAGAGTACCAGACATTATTTCTTCAAATCAACTAGGGGTATCAAACAAGGTGATCCATTGGCACCTGCTATTTTCATCATTGGAGCAGAACTCCTTTCTAGAATGCTTAACAGCCTATCCCTTTGAAAAATTGGTCATATGCATGGGCTTTATGGGCTAAAATGTCCTATCCCTTACAAGAAGGAGGCACATGTATCAGATCCATCCAAGATGTATGCAAATCTATGCAGTACAAACAATGGTGGAATTTCATAACTAAGCAATCCTATGGAGTAATTTCGTTATGGCTAAGTATTGCAAATGGTCTCATCCAGTCTCCAAGAAATAAGAAACTGGAAAATCTCAAACAAGGAAGAAGTTAACTACTAACAGGAAGGAGGTAGAACAACTCATTTACTAGAAGGTTACATTCAGGTAACTCCAACTTCTGGTGGGATAATTGGCTTGGCACAGGCTCACTTGCCAGTAGTAAAAATGGAGGGTATAGACCAGATAAAGTCCCGGTATCTCATTTCTAGGATTCAGGTAAATGGGACCTCCAGAAACTCAATGCCACTTCCCCAGCTCATATGATCCCACAAATTCTTCAAACCACCATTCACTATGATACATAAACTCCTGATAAAGCCATTTGGTCAATAAACACATCTGGCAAGTTCACATGTGGTTCAGCATGGGAAACAATTAGAGACAAGAAGCAGATCACTCTAACCAACAGAAAGAGTTGGCAAAAAATAAATCCCCTTCAAATGGTCCTTCTGTCTGTGGAGAACCTTGAGAAATAAACTCCTAACTAATGATAGGATTATTACTTTTGGCAATCCCATTGACAACAGATGTGTATGCTGCAGACAACCCGAATGTGAATCCATAGACCATATTTTCAGCAGGGGTCCTCTTGCCAAAATTATGTGGAAACAATTCTCAGGCATCACAGGGATAAATACTGATGATTTACCTCTTAATATGCTTCTAATGAAATGGTGGCTCCACAAAATCAGCAATGAACTTCAACAACGACTGCTGGATACAGTTCCCATCATTGTCTATTAGAATCTTTGGAAAAATAGATACAATGCTAAGTATGGGGGTAAAACTTCTTCTATGGTCAGAGTTATTTTTGCAATCCACTCAGATATTCATCTCCTTCTCATAGCCAAACATCCAGAAATAAAATGGTCCCATAAGTGAATTGATATGTATACCATGGTGGACGAACTAAAACATATTACCACAATTGTTCTGGTGAGGTGTCAAAAACCACAAACCAATTTTGTGAAAGTTAACACTGATAGTAGTGCACTTACTAACCCATGTAAAATTGGAGCAGGAGTCATAGTGAGAGAGCACCAAGGCCAATTCATTCATGCCATATCTTGTCCACTTGGTAAAGGAACCAATAATCTAGCAAAAACAGAAGCAACTATCATTGGTGTCAAATAGTGTGTGGCCAATGAATTCACCAAGATTTAGATTGAAACAGACTCCAATCTCCTCAAGCAATGGCTAGATAGAGAGAGTGTAATCCCTAGAACTTGGATATGCAAATGCAGAAACTCAAGGATATTTGCAGCAATGTGAAGTCATTACAATTTCACATGTATACAGAGAGGCCAACTACCCTGTAGATTCACTGTCCAAACTCAGTTATAACCTTGCATCACAAACACATTTCCATAACCTGTGGGAGCTCCCCACTCACATTAGGGGTCAAATCCTTTTATACCAAAATGGAACCCCCTCCTTTAGGAATAAAAGGACCAGGTGGGTTCATTTCCCTACACAATTCCTAGCCTATCATTCCAATGGTTATGGCTAAAACTGTCTTTCAGAGGGGAGCATGCCCAATAGTCCAAATCATCTTGATCATAGTGTCTCTGTTTGTGATGACTACTTTCAATTGCTGGTTCCACAACACCAATCAATGGAAACACATCAACATGCTTAAATTCAATTGGAGAACAATAGAAAAGAATTGTTTCATAACTTTGTTTGTATTTTTGCAGGATCTTTCTCCTAGTGATCTGTTCACTCTTTTGTTTCCTTATCAGTGTCCACAGACTCCAAACACAAACACATACACTACATCTGAACCTTCTACCCTTAACTTATTTCAACTTtgcaaaatcaacaacaatcatatcCACACTCCTGAACCACACCTACCGGATAAAGCCAACACCTCAAACCCATCTGTTTATTATCTCACATCTTTCCCTACCAGCTTTTAGAAGCCACAAGAACCTGAGAGCTCAGTTTCAAATCCACACCCACAGTCTTGAAAGCAAGAATGCACAGTTTTCACTAATtctgttttccttttttgttCTGGTACTTATTCTAATGTCATGCTTAGTCAATTGGTATATCATCAGAGTGTGGTATTAGCATTTTTAATGCTTATTCTACTAAGGATATATCACTGGCTCAAAGCATGCCATCACAACAGTCTCAATTGGTTTAGCTGGTTCAATGGATTAACAGTTATGCACCCAATGCTAGTTGTCTTATCCAAATTTCCATCATCTGGAAAATCTGAAACAAACTTATCCCAACATGAGACCCCTACCTTTTCTGACAGGCTTGGTATTAGCAAGTTGAATCTACAGATATCTCCATTTCAAATGTGCAGAACATATGATTATTTCTCTACAAGCACTCAGCCATCAAAAACTCACCATCTATCCTATGTTTTCATGGCAAAAATGCAGCACATCCCTGGCCGCATGTCCTCAGAACCGGAGGATTTACATCTGGCATCATCTCTTAAAGCAAAGATCATGGAGTCACTTTTTACACTAACTTGTTTGTTTCTTTGTGCAGGTACTATTACTCCTGATATGTTAAATCCATTGAGATATTCTAAGTGTGTGTTATTAGCACCATTAGTGCTCATTCTACTTAGAGTACATCAAAGGGTTTAGACATACCAAACCTCCACAGTCAAACCCATATGTTTATATCCAAGAGGCAACTAAATGGACACATTTAGGGGCTCACACTAACTGTCCTTGTTACACATACCCACTCATTCATTCATACAGAAAACAATTGCTACAAGAGCAACTGCAACACTTGCTACCAACTGTTTCCATTTTACTCTGTTTGCAACTACCTTGCCTTCACACACCAGACAACAACAGTCATCCTCAGAGCTCCTGACCACTTACATTATCAGAAGTTCTGCACCATTCTTTTTAAAACCGCATCATCACCTTCTTTCTCATGTTTCAGCACTGACAGCATCAATGAAAATGAGGTCACTGTTTTGTTAATGATGTATCCAGTTTTACTGATACTCAATTGCTCCATCTCTTCTGTCAAATATGCTCTGAAGTTTCACATATATATCTTCAACTTGGCTCTTTTAGAATACTCTAACAAAGCAATGTGGAAGATAGACTATATTAGCTACCAGATTGCTCTCCTTGGATACTTTTACATTTGTATTTTGTCACCTTTCCTAAGGAGTGTTTTTTCACTTTTCCGAGGTAGAATATTTTGTAAATGGAAGGAGTCCTTCCATCTACCTCACATAGTTAACTTTAGTTCACCTTTTTGTTTAGTTGACCTAGGATCTATTCAATCTGTTTTTGGGATTACAATTGCCTATCACTTATGGATAGATAATTGTTTCATTCACATAGGTTTAACTTCACTTAATTCACGGGACCCAATTGGTTGTCATGTTTGGACAATCAAGTGGAGATCTATCATAGTTTTGGAGGTAAGGTCCATATCCCCCTCCATTGTTGCACTTTTTATTTATGTCATATCTATAAAGTCTAACCCTAGGCACTATGCCTAGTGGATTtgaccaaaacaaaaatcaacaataccaaagttACCACAACATATAGCCCATTTGTCAACCATAATGTATCAAGATTCTCAATACTAACAAAATGAACGGGAATTACTCAACAAGAAAAGATATCTCAATAATAAACAACTTCAACTTCAATGTGATAACGGCTTtcataacttcaacttcaatagCTCAAAATGAAGGTATTCCCATAAAAGACAACTTTCATCTCAATTGTGTAACATAGGCTTAACAGCGAATAAAGATAGTATGAAATAAtaactacgtctaaatgcatgagaatagtTCAACACGAAGAGACATTATGAAATAACACCATCAAttgagaataactcaacaaataaaaggcacatgacgataagagagataacaaCATCAATTAAGTCATATAAGAGCATGTTTGACAATAAAAGATAAAGCATGTGATAACAACATCAAGTAAAACATGTAAGAGCAATTCAAcaatggaatatatatatatatatatatgatattacaATCTCcaatt
This DNA window, taken from Nicotiana tabacum cultivar K326 chromosome 4, ASM71507v2, whole genome shotgun sequence, encodes the following:
- the LOC142180077 gene encoding secreted RxLR effector protein 78-like; the protein is MPRIISANQSGFVKGRSISENIMLTHDIVQGIKKPNPGANVVIKLDMAKVYDRVSWAYICITLRRMRFCEKIIDMIWRTMSNNWYSVIVKSTRHYFFKSTRGIKQGDPLAPAIFIIGAELLSRMLNSLSL